A stretch of DNA from uncultured Pseudodesulfovibrio sp.:
GCCCGGGCCGGGTCTTGTCATTGCCGCCGCCGGACCGTCGCCTGAACATGCGAACCAGGAAATAGGCGATAAACACCAACAGGAGGATATTCAGGACGGAGCCGGTGCGGCTCTGCGGCGCGGCTTGCGCCAAGGCCGGGGTGGCCGAAAGCAAAACCAGCACGGGCGCGACCAGCAACAGGGCCGGACGACCGGTCAAACGACCGGCGAAACCGGTCGTGTTCACTTTGTTAGCGTTGTGCATGGATGTTTCGTAAAACAAACTGGCCGTACAGGCAATCAATCGATGAGGGCTAGATTGCGCAGGATGGCGTACAGGCTCTCCACCTCGATGGGTTTGGGCAGGTAGGCCGCGGCGCCGCCCTTGTAATAGGCTCGAACCACGGTTTTGGGATCGTTCAGGGCGGTGATCATGATGACCTTGGCTTCGTCGGCGGCGGAAACGCCTGCTTCCTGCTCCATGGCGCGGATGTCCTTCAAGGCCTGATGGCCGTCCTTGTTGGGCATCATGATGTCCATGCAGACAAGGTCATAGGGACGGCCCTCGTCAAAGGCCTTGCGGAAGGCGTCCACACACTCCACCCCGTCGGAGGCGGTATCGCACTCGCCGAAATCGGACAGGAGCGCGGTCAGCAACTTGCGACTGGTGAATTCGTCTTCTACTATAAGGATACGCATTGATTCTCCTTCTTAAAAGCGGAAATACACCACTCCGGAAAGGATTTCAACGGGCAGCAAACAAACTGAACACAATCTATAACGCCTTCATAGGCTGGACTATCTAAGCGGCCGGGACTTGCCCTGAAGCCGAATGCCACGTAGGACAGGGGCCTCGACGATCCACGCCGTCCCGGAGGAACAACCACATGGACTTTTCGCATATACCCGCCTTTCTCGGAGGCTTCTTCGACTTCTTGGACAGCCCCGAATGGCGGGCCTGGCCCTTCAATTCCGGATATGGAGAGCACATTCTGCCCGCCGTGGCGCGACTGCTCTTCGTTACCATGATCATGGGTGTGATCCTGCTCTTTCTCCGGTTGCTCTTCGGCCCCGGCGGCCCGCTGCGGGACAAGGAGCTTGAGGAGGAAGCCCGCCTCGAGACAGAACAGGAACGGGCCGAACTGCAGAAGCTTTTCGACGAAGGCGAGATCTCCGAAGCGGACTTCAAGGTCAAGATGAAGAGGCTGAAAGACTGACCATGTCCCTGTCCGAACACAAGTTTCTGCTCAAGACTTTTGCCGAGAGCCACCTGACCGGCCAGGAAAATAACGACTACCATATCCGCCTCAAGCTCAACCACTCCATGCGGGTCCTGGACAACGGACTCGCCATCATCGGCAAGGAAGACATAAACGGCCGTACCGGGGAACTAACCGCCATGGCCTGCCTCTATCACGACATCGGGCGGTTTCCGCAGTTTATCCGTTACGCGACATTCCGGGACGCGAACTCGGTCAACCACGGGCGCATGGGGATCCTGGCCCTGCGCAACCTCGACCTGCCCGGCGGATTCTCGGACGGTGAGTGGAGACTCATCAAGGCCGCAGTGGGGCTGCACAACGCCAAAGAGGTGAACCCCAGGCTCAAAGGAACGCTGGCCGCCATGGTCAACGTCACCCGCGATGCGGACAAAATAGACATTTTCTCCGTCATTCTCGAGCATCTCTCGCAACCGCACTCCCCCGATCAGGTGGTCATACACCGCCTGGAAGAACACCCCACACGCTACACTCCGGCGGTCTACAAAGCGGTCATATCCGGTAACTCCTGCGACTACGGACTGCTTCGATACGACAAGGATTTCCTGCTGCTTTTGACCGGCTGGCTCTTTTCCCTGAATTACGGGACCTCGGCCCGACTGCTGAGCGAACGCGGCCTGGTGTCCAAAACCTTTGAGATGTTGCCCCAAAACAGGGAAATCGACGAACTCAAGGGAAAGGTCCTCCACCATCTGGAAACCCTGGGCAAAAACCGTCTTCAGGAGTAAAAACAGACAAGGAGGCGCTGTGACCACGGAAACTCTGATCCGACTTGGTTCATTTCTGGCCATCCTCGCGGCCATGGGGGCGGCGGAGACTCTGTGGCCCCGCCGGCCGCTGTCCGAGAAAAAAGGACGCCGCTGGTTCGCCAATTTGACCACGGCCTTCCTCTCCTCCATCCTGACCCGAGCCCTGATTCCCATCCTGCCTGCGGCTGTGGCCGCCTATTGCGCGGCCCACGGTATCGGTCTGCTCCATGTCATTTCCTTGCCGCCCGTCCCCGCCTGGATCGTTTCCGTGCTCTTTCTGGACATGGCCATCTACTGGCAGCATGTCCTTTTCCACCGCCAACAATTACTCTGGCGCGTGCACCGCATGCATCACGCGGATCTGGATATCGATGCCTCCACCGGCATCCGCTTCCACCCCATCGAGATCTTCCTGTCCATGCTCATCAAGCTGGCAGTGGTCCTGACCCTGGGCCCGCCCGCCGGAGCCGTGATCCTGTTCGAAATCCTGCTCAACGGCTGCGCCCTGTTCAACCATGCCAACGTAAATATTCCTGCAGGCACTGACAGGGTGCTGCGGCTCTTCATGGTCACCCCGGACCAACATCGGGTGCACCACTCGACCAACATGCGCGAAGCCAACATGAACTTCGGCTTCAACTTCCCGTGGTGGGACCGGATGTTCAAGACCTACAAATCTCAGCCGGATCTCGGCCACGAGGGCATGAGTATCGGCCTGAATATTTTTCGTGACCGGGAGTACGGCAAGTTGCGCCGCATGCTGGCAATCCCGTTTCTCTAGGCAAGCCGCTTTACATCCTTGTGCGAATGCTTATCCTTTTCGTTAACGCATTTTCATCCGAACACAGGAGAACCTCATGTCCGATACACTCTACGACGTCGTCATCCTCGGCTCCGGTCCCGGCGGCCTGCAGGCCGCCATCCACGCCTCCCGCAAAAAGGCCAAGACATTGATGCTCGGCC
This window harbors:
- a CDS encoding sterol desaturase family protein; this encodes MTTETLIRLGSFLAILAAMGAAETLWPRRPLSEKKGRRWFANLTTAFLSSILTRALIPILPAAVAAYCAAHGIGLLHVISLPPVPAWIVSVLFLDMAIYWQHVLFHRQQLLWRVHRMHHADLDIDASTGIRFHPIEIFLSMLIKLAVVLTLGPPAGAVILFEILLNGCALFNHANVNIPAGTDRVLRLFMVTPDQHRVHHSTNMREANMNFGFNFPWWDRMFKTYKSQPDLGHEGMSIGLNIFRDREYGKLRRMLAIPFL
- a CDS encoding SHOCT domain-containing protein, whose translation is MDFSHIPAFLGGFFDFLDSPEWRAWPFNSGYGEHILPAVARLLFVTMIMGVILLFLRLLFGPGGPLRDKELEEEARLETEQERAELQKLFDEGEISEADFKVKMKRLKD
- a CDS encoding HD domain-containing protein gives rise to the protein MSLSEHKFLLKTFAESHLTGQENNDYHIRLKLNHSMRVLDNGLAIIGKEDINGRTGELTAMACLYHDIGRFPQFIRYATFRDANSVNHGRMGILALRNLDLPGGFSDGEWRLIKAAVGLHNAKEVNPRLKGTLAAMVNVTRDADKIDIFSVILEHLSQPHSPDQVVIHRLEEHPTRYTPAVYKAVISGNSCDYGLLRYDKDFLLLLTGWLFSLNYGTSARLLSERGLVSKTFEMLPQNREIDELKGKVLHHLETLGKNRLQE
- a CDS encoding response regulator, with translation MRILIVEDEFTSRKLLTALLSDFGECDTASDGVECVDAFRKAFDEGRPYDLVCMDIMMPNKDGHQALKDIRAMEQEAGVSAADEAKVIMITALNDPKTVVRAYYKGGAAAYLPKPIEVESLYAILRNLALID